From the genome of Candidatus Alcyoniella australis, one region includes:
- the nrdD gene encoding anaerobic ribonucleoside-triphosphate reductase produces MSKQSCGAKCEVYSRVVGYYRPVQQWNPGKQTEFAQRSVFDQRGPASGSRRQYPKPHDPTPGDLDLSTVPLKMLRKPEVSDV; encoded by the coding sequence ATGAGCAAACAGAGCTGCGGTGCCAAGTGCGAGGTCTACTCGCGCGTGGTCGGCTACTACCGACCGGTGCAGCAGTGGAATCCCGGGAAGCAAACAGAGTTCGCGCAACGCAGCGTGTTCGACCAGCGCGGACCCGCATCCGGCAGCCGACGCCAATATCCAAAACCGCATGATCCCACGCCCGGCGACCTGGACCTGAGCACCGTGCCCCTGAAAATGCTGCGAAAGCCCGAGGTCTCTGATGTGTAA